One genomic segment of Helianthus annuus cultivar XRQ/B chromosome 14, HanXRQr2.0-SUNRISE, whole genome shotgun sequence includes these proteins:
- the LOC110908874 gene encoding vacuolar-sorting receptor 7 translates to MITMELSRLLPMITMMIILVVKETEGRFVVEKNSISVLSPESLRSKQDAAIGNFGLPDYGGSMVGTVVYPQKPASSFGCSRFDGDKPFKSNSSRPTILVLDRGECYFALKAWHAQLAGAAALIVVDTVDEPLITMDSPEASTTADDFIEKLTIPSAFVHLSFGQSIKDALQKGDQEVLLKLDWSESVPHPDQRVEYELWTNSNDECGARCDEQMNFIKNFKGHAQILERGGYTMFTPHYITWYCPKPFVFSEQCKSQCINHGRYCAPDPEQDFGEGYSGKQVVLENLRQLCVHRVANETNRSWVWWDYVTDFHIRCSMKKQRYSIQCAEEVIKSLGLPSDKIQKCMGDPEADVENEVLKMEQDAQVGRGSRGDVTILPTLVVNNVQYRGKLERTAVLRAICSGFKETTDPPICLSGDLETNECLENNGGCWVDSEHGINACKDTFRGRVCECPSVNGVQYQGDGYTFCKAVGPGRCTVDNGGCWSDIRDGKRFSACSVNNVTGCSCPQGFRGDGHTCNDINECQERLACQCDGCTCKNTYGGYDCKCKGDKLYIADQDACIERKASKYAWFISLVVLGVVASAGLAGYIFYRYRLRAYMDSEIMAIMSQYMPLDNQNQNQVVVHESEPLRQTSTV, encoded by the exons ATGATAACCATGGAGTTAAGTAGGTTGTTGCCGATGATAACCATGATGATAATATTGGTTGTGAAGGAAACAGAGGGGAGGTTTGTAGTGGAGAAGAACAGCATAAGTGTTCTGTCGCCAGAAAGTCTTCGGTCGAAGCAAGATGCAGCTATAGGGAACTTTGGGCTGCCGGATTACGGTGGTTCGATGGTGGGTACGGTGGTTTATCCGCAGAAACCGGCGTCTTCGTTCGGTTGTTCGCGGTTTGATGGTGACAAACCGTTCAAATCGAACAGTTCTAGACCGACTATTCTTGTTCTTGATCGTGGAG AATGCTACTTTGCTTTAAAGGCATGGCATGCACAGCTAGCAGGTGCTGCAGCTCTAATAGTAGTCGACACCGTAGACGAGCCCCTCATAACCATGGACTCACCAGAGGCCAGCACCACCGCAGACGACTTCATCGAAAAGCTCACGATCCCATCCGCATTCGTCCATTTATCCTTCGGTCAATCCATAAAAGACGCCTTACAAAAAGGTGACCAAGAAGTCCTATTAAAACTCGACTGGTCAGAGTCCGTGCCCCACCCAGACCAGCGAGTCGAATACGAGCTATGGACCAACAGCAACGACGAGTGTGGGGCCCGTTGTGACGAGCAAATGAACTTCATCAAGAACTTCAAAGGGCATGCTCAGATACTTGAAAGAGGCGGTTACACAATGTTTACGCCACATTATATAACGTGGTACTGTCCGAAACCGTTTGTTTTCAGCGAGCAGTGTAAGTCACAGTGTATCAATCACGGGCGCTATTGTGCACCGGATCCTGAGCAGGATTTCGGTGAAGGGTATAGTGGGAAACAGGTGGTGTTGGAGAATTTGAGGCAGCTTTGTGTTCATAGAGTTGCTAATGAGACCAACAGGTCTTGGGTGTGGTGGGATTATGTGACTGATTTTCATATCAGATGTTCCATGAAGAAACAAAGATATAGCATACAATGTGCTGAAGAGGTCATCAAGTCACTTG GGCTGCCTAGTGACAAGATACAAAAATGTATGGGTGACCCTGAAGCTGATGTCGAGAATGAAGTGTTAAAAATGGAGCAAGATGCCCAG GTTGGACGAGGATCACGCGGTGATGTAACCATCTTGCCAACACTAGTCGTTAATAACGTCCAGTACCGAG GGAAACTAGAGAGAACTGCTGTATTACGAGCCATATGTTCGGGATTTAAGGAGACAACTGATCCACCTATATGTTTAAGTGGAG ATCTTGAGACAAACGAGTGTCTTGAAAATAACGGCGGTTGCTGGGTCGACTCTGAACATGGCATAAATGCTTGCAAG GATACTTTTAGGGGAAGAGTATGTGAATGCCCTTCGGTAAATGGTGTGCAATATCAAGGAGATGGATACACATTTTGTAAAG CCGTTGGACCTGGTAGATGTACGGTCGACAATGGAGGATGTTGGTCAGATATAAGGGATGGAAAGAGGTTTTCAGCTTGCTCG GTGAACAACGTGACCGGTTGTAGTTGTCCACAAGGTTTTCGCGGGGATGGTCATACGTGTAATG ATATCAACGAGTGCCAGGAACGTTTAGCTTGTCAATGTGACGGGTGCACGTGCAAGAACACTTATGGTGGATATGATTGCAAATGCAAAGGGGACAAGCTTTATATAGCTGATCAAGATGCGTGTATTG AAAGAAAGGCTTCAAAGTATGCTTGGTTCATTAGCTTGGTGGTACTAGGGGTGGTCGCAAGTGCTGGTTTAGCCGGCTACATCTTCTATAGATACAGGCTAAGG GCATACATGGATTCGGAGATCATGGCAATTATGTCTCAATACATGCCTCTCGACAACCAGAACCAAAATCAAGTGGTTGTTCACGAATCCGAACCTCTGCGTCAAACCTCAACCGTATGA
- the LOC110907053 gene encoding uncharacterized protein LOC110907053 → MAENSSSHRQHGPRPNVGNNLPVEGMVEEASDDNEVQSNGANNPVTPGVFPTNPAQSILPPGETPISWYVRSQGALNAVYTQLCVQTAPVTQSRRPGSRAHASQREESTYDGTNSYQRQHHESQPRQRQSVHDRLGSQWDAHTDESDQTYRLSANTSVFNRLHPNSNKSRPRAVYNPEAEHNYDLVYRPAEAAENSKFILEIALAPLERAKLPSNVGKFNGLTDPDDHLRVFTSVGLVGGWTLPLWCHLFVQTLTGPARIWFDNLPTGQIESWKDLRQKFLTHFSQQRRSTRDTSDVMNIWRRDDENLEDFITRYNKEVLEIGGVHEQLIRAQFKYAVRCDDMVKVLSGTDGLPKSWEKIMAAAKVYAQTEKNLTTNRPPPPHSRPTDLSATGERRFKKSWRESSGSCSSEDARTTINKLSAQRENKHENRERQWTPLTKTPAEVLSTEDYQFKPPIPMKSKRGQDLAQYCEYHKDTGHTTNNCISLRTEIEKALKNGEFAHLLQNMRKEIKQITRGEETSSKRAKTQGTL, encoded by the coding sequence atggcagaaaattcatcttCTCACCGACAACATGGTCCTCGACCAAATGTCGGAAACAATTTACCAGTAGAAGGGATGGTAGAAGAGGCATCAGACGATAATGAGGTTCAATCTAATGGAGCAAATAACCCTGTTACTCCAGGGGTATTTCCCACAAATCCCGCTCAATCAATTTTACCACCGGGAGAAACTCCGATATCATGGTATGTCCGGTCACAAGGGGCATTAAATGCAGTGTACACGCAGTTGTGTGTTCAAACTGCTCCTGTAACACAATCACGAAGGCCGGGATCTAGAGCTCATGCTTCCCAGCGAGAAGAATCAACTTATGATGGTACAAACAGCTACCAGAGACAACACCATGAGTCACAGCCTCGTCAAAGGCAATCGGTTCATGATAGGTTGGGTTCCCAATGGGATGCCCACACCGATGAATCCGATCAAACATATCGTTTGAGTGCAAACACCAGTGTATTCAACAGACTACACCCAAACTCTAACAAATCCAGGCCTCGAGCGGTTTACAACCCTGAGGCAGAGCATAATTATGACTTAGTTTACCGCCCTGCAGAAGCAGCGGAAAACTCGAAGTTTATACTGGAAATAGCTCTGGCTCCGTTAGAGAGGGCAAAATTACCATCTAACGTAgggaaattcaatgggttaaCTGACCCCGACGATCATCTGAGAGTCTTCACCAGCGTAGGGTTGGTTGGCGGTTGGACTCTTCCGCTttggtgtcatttgtttgttcaaaCATTAACTGGGCCAGCGCGAATCTGGTTTGATAACCTACCGACGGGGCAAATCGAGTCATGGAAAGACCTGCGCCAAAAATTCTTAACACACTTCAGCCAGCAAAGGCGTTCCACGCGGGATACATCCGATGTCATGAACATATGGCGTCGAGATGACGAGAATCTAGAAGATTTTATAACCAGATATAATAAGGAAGTGTTGGAGATCGGTGGTGTTCACGAACAGCTAATCCGTGCTCAGTTTAAGTACGCGGTTAGATGTGACGACATGGTCAAAGTATTATCCGGAACAGATGGCCTTCCCAAGAGTTGGGAAAAGATAATGGCGGCGGCCAAGGTTTATGCGCAGACGGAGAAAAACCTTACTACAAataggccaccaccaccacacagcAGGCCCACAGATTTAAGTGCAACGGGCGAGCGAAGGTTCAAAAAATCATGGCGCGAGTCATCCGGAAGTTGCTCCTCTGAAGATGCTCGCACAACAATTAACAAACTCTCTGCTCAAAGAGAAAACAAGCATGAAAATAGGGAGAGGCAGTGGACCCCCCTAACAAAGACCCCGGCAGAGGTTCTGAGTACCGAGGATTATCAGTTCAAACCGCCAATCCCAATGAAGAGTAAACGTGGTCAAGACCTGGCGCAATATTGCGAATATCATAAGGACACTGGGcacaccacaaacaactgcatTTCCTTGCGCACAGAAATAGAGAAAGCCCTCAAAAATGGGGAGTTTGCGCATCTACTCCAGAATATGCGCAAGGAGATAAAGCAGATTACCCGGGGGGAAGAAACCTCCAGCAAGCGAGCAAAGACTCAAGGGACTCTGTAG